From the genome of Syngnathoides biaculeatus isolate LvHL_M chromosome 4, ASM1980259v1, whole genome shotgun sequence:
ATCAAAACatatgtacagtggtgccttgaggtaAGTGTTAAGTTTGTTGTGTGACCAAGcacgtaactcaaaacacttctATCCAAAGTCTTAATTTCCTATTGAAATGCACGGCATCGCCATTAATCTTTTCCAGTCCCCCCAAACGTCGTCTGTTTGCTTTACACATCATCTGTAATTCAAAgcccaacatttttcagtcatGATTTGTGAGTGCCCCTCCTGAAAGCCATCACCTTaacgtggtggaggggtttgtgtgtccaatattttttttccaggggcttcacgccccttgTTGGGTTGCCCATAGCAAACAGGTTGTAGGTGAGAGACCAGACCAAGCATGACCGTGAAACTCCTATGATGAATGACTTAAATGGATCAAGTCTTCCCTTACTCAGATGCTGGTCACCgtgacccctcccccccaaccaGGCCttgaggtggggctcgaaggtgagcTTTTGGTGGCCAGGCATGCACTCATGGGGCCCGGccaggcacagcctgaaagggtctGGGTCATCCTTCCAATGAGCTTATCACCTGTGGGACAGGGCATAGGTGTCAGTTGCACAGCGAGGTGAGCCCCCACCCCGGATCAGAACCTGAGCAGtattctgttattggacttctgtcttcatcacagattgtccataacgaacactaTATTCAAGCATaaataagggtgtccacacgtGTGCTTGGCACTCGGACAACCTAGGTCAGTTTTACTTcatggtcatgtcatcggacatgcagccgcatgtcttggacacccAGGTGAAGGTAGGGGCAGATCACCACCTGATGGTGAGTTGACTATGAAGGGAAGATTCCAGTCTGACGTAGGAGGCCCAAAGGTATTgagagggtctgctgggaagggCTGGCAAAATCCCCTGTCAAGAGGAGTTCTAACTCTCACCTCCGACAGAAGTTTGTTCATGTTCCAGCAGTCGTAGGGGAAATCGAGTCTCAGTGGACAACTTTCTGCgactccattgctgaggcagctgaccagagctgtggcAGCAATCAATGAACATGTTGGTTGACACAAACAGTGAgggaagctggaaaaaaaaaagtcccttctGGGGCTTTTCGCCCTCTGGTACTCCCGAGGCATCTGTTGGGTACTGattggccaagcggaatgcatcTTTGGTGGTCGCCAAAGCAAAAACTTTGGTATGGGAGGATTTTGGTGAGACCATGGAGAAAGACCTccagacggctttgaggaaattctggtccactacTCAACCGTCTCAGGAGGGAGAAAGTGCACTGTCAACAACTGTGTATAGTacggatggggcactgctgacgtTGACTTGGGATGTTGTAAATCGGTGGGGAGAATTCTTGGAAGTCCTCAATTCTACCGACGCATCTTCCACTGAGAAAAAGAGTCTGGCTTTTCTGAGCCGGGTTGTCTAATCTCCGGGGTTGAGGTCGCCGAGGTGGTTTTAAAAGCTTGGCGCcaaggtggatgagattcgcttggagttcctaaaggctcttcATGTTGTGGCTcagtcctggttgacacgcctctgcaacattgcatggacatcagTGACGGTGGCTCTGGATtagcagactggggtggtagtcatgtcctggccatggaacagtggaccagctctacactttCAGCACAGTTCTTGAGGGTAAATGAGAGTTTGCccaacatgtgttttgtggactttgaaaaggcatttgaccatgtcccttggggagtcctgtgagAGGTGCTTCCAGAGTATGGGATATGTTTGATCCCTGTACGACGAGTGTCAGAATTTGGTCCACAATGCCGGCagtaagttggactcgtttccggtgagggttGCACTCCGCCAAGGCAGCCCTTTGTCATTGATTCTGTTAATAACTATTATGGAGACAATTTCTCGGCAGATTGTGGAAGTCATAGatttaggctatttacatggaAAATGCACTTCTACTTGGGAAAATTTCGTAAAGGTTCCACTATACAAACATGTAGCGATGTGCTTCTACTTTTGTGACATCCAATAATGCCAATAGCCCTTCAAAGGTAACTACGGCTGTGTTTGTCCACAGCGCTAATAGTTCAACTTACCATCATCTACCCTAGTTTGCTGACAGTGTCACAGCATAAGACATTCCTTTAGCTGATACATGTCCTCTCCCCCTCTGCCCAGGCAAAGCACTTCAAGCACACATCCCATAAAGTGGCTCGTACGTACTGGTGGAAGAATGTCAAGCTGGTTGTGGTCATCGTGGTCATCGTCCTCATCATCGTGCTCATTATTATCCTACTGGCCACCGGTGTCATCCCCGTCAGTGCCCCTGTACCGCCAATTGTCTCACCCACAACTGGCCCAAGtccataaaaacacaaacatgaagTAATCGTACATACAGACTTAATCTGATCATTGAGAATATTTACACGGTTATGAAATAGGACATTAAGCAAATTGCAACTGTCTGTTGAAACATCTCTTTTAGGCTTTTTCCTTAACAGTGACTTTCAATTTTTAGTTTTATCCTTTCAGGGTGTATGTTCAATGTATGTAACTGTTGTCAAATGATGATGTATGGGGTTAAAGAAGTTTAGCATCCAAATTATTCAGGCATGAATGAACGTCACCCATTATGTGTATAGGTCGAAATATTGATGTAATTCCTTTGCTGTCCTCGTTACGTTACGTTTAATGTACTGATTTCATTTTACTCCAGGTCACTCTAAAGACAGGCTGAAATATATTTTAGGTGTAATTTTTCTTGGTTTTGAAACCGGACAATCCACGTGATAGTAATTCAATTTACGTCCATTCaaattgtctaaaaaaaatacagcgagCGTATAACAATGTTTTTATGTCAAAACTAGCTTCATGATGTAACAAGTATGTGATTGAAAAATCACATCAGTGTTTATCTGTAACTTGTTACTTTTCTGAAAGAATCTATTCATTTTAGTGTACACAGAATTGTAACTTGCGCTTTGACGCTTTGCAGTGTCACCAGCCATTTTACCCCTTTTGTGTCCTCATTCTTGGTGGATTATTACTACCCCTCTCCCCTCACAGAGATattcttgctttgtttttgttttttttgtcttgtcttgtatATTCACTGATTTATTCAAGCTTCAGAATTGCGAGGCATTTGAACCCCAAACTTGGTTCACTGTGTCAATAGGCGGGCCAGTATGGTCGAACATTTAGATTTCGTGGCTCCTTTTGCTCTGCTTATATTAAGCCAAGATCTCTTTTTCTtaatgattaatattattaagATGGTTTGCAAACGATATTACGCGACTGTGCAAGTGTGGTGATTGAAGCCTGCCACCTCGCTGCACCGTTATCTCAAAGGTCAATTTAATTCTATTTAACTGTATATATTAGAAATGTTCCCATTTATGTGTGTACAGAGAGACCATCTTTTATCCTTGTGTTAATGAGTCTTTACTGTGATTTAGGACTATTTATTAAATGCATTATCTTTGTaggcctttctttttttaatcaattgtgAGCGGGATCGATTAGGGAagaatcacatttattttgagatttttttttgtgtgaattggtggtaattcaattatttttaccTCTTCACCGCACTCAAACTATGTAAGGGTTGAGACAGCCGTTATTGGCATGATGATCTCTTGAGCCATAATCTCCTTACCTGTGAGCCATCTTTCATCAACTCAGAATTACTTGTATGATGTATTGATTTTTACTTTTCTCACTCGAAATAAATTTACTTCTGTAATCTCTTTGATGCTGTTTTCATTTACAAGGTTACAAGGTGAAGGTATCACAATCCACTGTTGGAAGAAGACATTGGGAGAAGAAATATAAAGGCTCTACCACAAATTGCAaaccatccatctgtccattttctgtatcactTATACTGGCAGgcatcctggagc
Proteins encoded in this window:
- the vamp8 gene encoding vesicle-associated membrane protein 8; translation: MDYDPELGGAAVIPEPLDKMESLRHEVDGVKNIMTQNVDRILARGERLDDLMGKSEDLQDGAKHFKHTSHKVARTYWWKNVKLVVVIVVIVLIIVLIIILLATGVIPVSAPVPPIVSPTTGPSP